In the Salvia miltiorrhiza cultivar Shanhuang (shh) chromosome 8, IMPLAD_Smil_shh, whole genome shotgun sequence genome, CCGGCCTTCAATGGCTGCCTGGGCTCCGATTAAGAGATTTTGAAAGCCGCCACTTTGGATTCCAACAGGAACaactccgattcagagagaTGGAAGCTCGCCGCATCGGGTTCCGGCAGGAACGGCGCCGATTCAGAGAGATCGAAGCCGCCGCTTCGGATTTCGGTAGGAACGGCGCCGATTCAGAGAGATCGAAGCCGCCGCTTCGGATTTCGGTAGGAACGGCGCCGATTCAGAGAGATCGAAGCCGCCGCTTTGGATTCCGTCATCGTCGACTCTGCTTCATAGAGATCGAAGGTCGAGAATTCCGTCATCGTCTGACAGATTCAGAGAGAGGGAAGCCCTCAGCTTCGTATTCCGgcgattcagagagagggaggcgcgcTGCTTTGGATTTTCGGCTGCATCGCCTCCGAtccagagagagggagacgcGCTGCTTCGGAACGGCGCCGATTCCAGAGAGACGAAGACAAAGAGAGAATGGCTGGTAGATCTAGGGTTAATTCAAGAGAGAAAGATGAAAAGATCGGATGGAATTCTCTAGAATGACATAAATGAAGTACCCGATTTTTaacttatttaattagttagtgttagtgaattaattaagaaaataattaagtgGGTTAAAAAATGAGGAGGAATAATTAATGGTAAAgggtagtaattttaaatagCAAGGGAGGGTAAAAtggtacaaaaagcagaatagaacattaaattgtggacagatttttaaaggcaagtagggcattaaattgtggacggagggagtagttgatATATTATTTACAAGTTATTATTATAGTCGTGCTCGTGCATAGCATGCGTCATATATAACCATTCTAAGACCAGCACGGGATCATGCGCCCCATCTTGAGCTCCTCGGCGGGGCTCGGCTCGAGCCTGCCCAACAACAcacactgtggatgctcttaagaTCTAGATCTCATTCCTATTCTTAATCTCAAGTGATGATTTCCGCttaggggtgtaaatgagccgagtcgagtcgagtattgCCATGCTCAGACTCGAGCTCGACTATTTTGatgaagctcgagctcgagctcgactcggccgagcttgatttttttgagctcgagctcgactcgatgtCATATttgtgagctcgagctcgactcggttaAGCTCGATTGTGGAGTCTTGCTcgagtttgagctcgagctcgtttaagctcgttgagctcgagctcgttcaAACTCGGTGAACTCGAGCTCGTTTAATTTTGGACCAATATATAAtacattatataataattacttgagctcgattaggctcgcgagcctaacgagtcgagtatcacgaaactcgaactcgggctcgGTATCAActcgagtagctcgagctcgagctcgactcgactaacatcgagtcgatttcgagtaatCTTCGAGCCGATCCcgagtagctcgcgagctagctcgactcacttacacccctaTTTCCGCTATTAGCACAATGGTAAagttaaaattttgaaataattttagTTTCCTGTGAAATGAGCTCTACAGTATGTTGAATTAGACTAGGGAAGCCTCTCCCTATCCACCCAACCCATCACAATTAATGATTCTCGAAATCTATCAGCAAGTATGGCCTCCCAGCTGCACAACTTGTGCAAACACGCTACACCACAACCAAATATCAATATATAAATGAGACAACAAGTGCTGATCGATTAGATGAGACAGCAAAAGGCATGGCGGAGATGAAGGTGAGCTTGAAGCTGTTGATCGACACAGGAGCCAAGAGAGTGCTGTTCGCGGAGGCCGGCAAGGACTGCGTCGATTTCCTCTTCCACATCCTGTCTCTGCCGGTCGCCACCATCATCCGCCTGCTCCAAGCCCAAGGAATGGTGGGATCTCTCCCCAACCTCTACAAAAGCTTGGAGTCTCTCAACGACACCTACATACAGCCGGACAAGAGCAAGGACACCTTCCTCAAACCGGCGCCGCCGGTCTCCAGTTCTTCCGTCCCGCTACTGGCCCTCAAAGATCCACTCATCCAAAAGAATTTTTACAAGTGCGCTCACTGCAACTGCCATGTCTCCGACGACCCGACCGCGGTCTGCCCCAAATGCGGCCGGAAAATGACCGCGATCGTGGCGTACGTGGCTCCCCCCGCCGTGCAAGTGGCGTCGGAAGACGGCGGGATTGTGAAGGGGGTGGTGACGTACATGGTGATGGACGATTTGGTGGTGAAGCCTATGTCTACTATCTCCAGCATTACTCTGCTCAACAAGTTCAACGTTAAGGAGGTTGGTGCTCTCGAGGAAAAGGTTGTCAATTTGGGAATGAAGGAGGTAATCTGTCTCTGCATTTTCAactcctttttttcttttcttttttgagtaaTTTCATGACGATCGtaaatgtttgattttatatggtTAGGCTATAATGTTGTTGAAGACTTCTCTACAGAGTCAGAAGGTTTTGACGGATGTGTTCTGCTAGATGAAGCAtctcttctccattttctcgttTTGTGTTTAGTTACCAGTGGGTTGGCAAACTATGAACCTCTGAGTTCAATGTTATGTCATGTATGTAGGTATTTATCTATGCGCAGTCTGTTTCGTCCATGACTCCATGGGAATTCTGTTTAATTAGAACTAGCGTGTTTATAGTTAAGCTTCTGCATTTCTATTTTGTTTTAGAAAATTCTCATGACTGATTGTTCTCCAATTCAGTTAGTCTGTAATGTATATAGTGTGATTTTAGTAGACACAAAGACTAGATTAACtttccctcaaaaaaagaaGACTAGATTATTGGCTTCCCATCCCCAGCATAAATTTAACTAAAGATGATTGGTCAAATATTAAGTTCCATTACTCATTATAAAGTTATCTCACaagtgttcgctattttatttaacacgccgcaagtgtacgggtgcaattgtgtacagtagcaagcaaggtcgtattccacagagattGAATTaatcaattcctatcctaaattattactctatctggacaaacgaaattgagagtttttgttgtaaagaacaaaataaaaaaataaacactggaaagaaaataaattaagctGTGTAACAGAGAAACAAATAAGACAAGATTTCctaaggcaaaggtttcaacagattctcctaactaacttgttcaattcaattaataagacgatttctaaggcaatctctaagctagtccatacccactcccgtggcatacaaaccgttgattacatgcaaggctaccatccctggatcgcacttctaacatgtaactcctaaaagttcctaggattaacgccctcacagttataaattccctttagaattaaaataaatgtgttctatgttcttagttcaggtaataattatcatctcccgatttcaaattaaaacctatgattatgctaaattggtggccaatcaataaagcaaacaattaaaacaagaacatagaaaggaataacaatccaattaattgaatcaaacagtcagaaattcaaaccatgtttactccctaaaccctgggaaaaaaggattctagccacacatagacatatgaactagaatacaattctcaataaaacaaataaacatccacaagaaaaaccgtagtagaattgagaatcttcagttcttgctctcgctccgttctctgtctctctcagttctctgtctctctcagctctcaggaaaagtaaaatttgataaaagatgataaaaggttgcagagaataagttcttggggaatatttatatgccctaggtcttgtagctctcaaaaatacccaaaatcgc is a window encoding:
- the LOC131000104 gene encoding uncharacterized protein LOC131000104 produces the protein MAEMKVSLKLLIDTGAKRVLFAEAGKDCVDFLFHILSLPVATIIRLLQAQGMVGSLPNLYKSLESLNDTYIQPDKSKDTFLKPAPPVSSSSVPLLALKDPLIQKNFYKCAHCNCHVSDDPTAVCPKCGRKMTAIVAYVAPPAVQVASEDGGIVKGVVTYMVMDDLVVKPMSTISSITLLNKFNVKEVGALEEKVVNLGMKEAIMLLKTSLQSQKVLTDVFC